From the genome of Mucispirillum schaedleri ASF457:
ATGAACTTCAAAGTTACATGAAAACCCCATTTGATAGTTTGTTGCTTTTATATTAACAGTATTGTTTTCTGCTTCCATATAAATGTTTTGAAGAATATCATTTAAACCTTTTGGATTAGTAAAACTATTAGCATACTGTAAATATTTTAATATGTCTTCTTTAATAACTGAAAAATGCATAATTACCTCATTAACTATAAGCTTTAAAAAACTGCTCTGCTTATATATAAAAGTTTGTTATTGTTATTGAGCTGTGGATAACTCAAACAAGTATTAAAAATTATATATTTTATAACAAATTTTATCAATAATAAATTGTTACTCTAAACTATCATTTTAGAAAAAATATAATAAAATTTCAAGAATTTTGTTTAAATTTCTTGTAATAATTCAAAAATATTTCAAATTAATTATATATTTTACAGGCAGTATAAATGGTGATAACATATATAACTTCATAAATTATTAATAAATAAAATAAATATTTTTAGTAACCTGTGGATAACTTTTTAATATCTCAAGTATTATCTTTGGAAAACTTTCATTCTGCTTGAAAGTTCTTTTAATGTATTAACTGTATAATCATTATTAGCTGCTATTTCTTTATCTACTTTACTTATTGAGTTTTTAATTGTAGAGTGGTCTCTTTTAAAAACAGCACCAATAGAAGCTAGAGATGATGGTGTGTTTTTATAAATAAGGTATATTGCCATATTTCTTGGTATAACAATATTTACTGCTCTGCTTTTTGACTGCATATCTATAAGTTTTATATTATAGTATTCACAAACAATCTGAATTATCTCATTAGTAGAAAGCACTCTATCCCTTTGTAAAAAAAAGCTTTTAAGCTCACTTTGAATATAATCAACAGTTATTTCCACATTATAAAGCTGTCCTTTAACAACTATTGTATTAATTATGCCAAGTAAATCTCTTGTGCTGTTAGACTTAATATTTTCAGCTACAAACTTAATAACATCATCACTTATATAGTATTTATTAATTTTTAAATAGTTTCCAATTATAGCTGTTTTTTCATCAACTGATGGTGTGCCTATTTCTACAATTAAACCACTTTGAAAGCGGCTTGAAAGACGCCTGTCTAAATCACTTATATCATCAGGAAGTGAATTAGATGTTAATATTATCTGCTTATCATTACTGTAAAGTTTTGAGAAAAGGAAAAAAAACTCTTCCATTGTAGCATTACCCTTTGCAATAAACTGCACATCATCAAAAAGCAGCACATCAGCAGACTCATATTTCTCATTAAACTCATTCATTCGTCTTGTAGATAAAGATTTTAAAAACTCCCTTAAATAAAGTTCACCTGTAATACAGATTACATTTTTTTTAGGAAAATTTATACGCATCTGATTACCTACTGCATGCATAAGGTGAGTTTTTCCAAGACCTACATCACCATGAATATAAATAGGGTTATTTAATCTTTCAAAACCTTTTGCAGCATTCATACATGCAGCATAAGCAAACCTGTTAGACTTGCCTGCAACAAATGTTTCAAATGTATACTGCTTGTTTAAAGGCACACTGTAATAATCATTATTATGATTCTGTCTGTCTTCTTTTTCTTCACTTGCACTATTGTTAGACTTATCTTTTTCCGATATTGTATTTCCTTTTAATACTATTTTAATATTTGCATCAATATGGTATGCATCTTTTAAAAGTTCTTTAAGATAGTCTAAATAATGGTCTTCTACCCACATTTTAATATATTTATTTGGAGCTTCCAAAGTGATAGTATTAGCTTCTATAAATACAATTTTAAAATCTTTTATCCATTTTACTATTTCTTTATCTGTAACTTTTTCTTTTATTTCATTAAAAATATGCTGCCAAGATTCAGATTTATTATTAGACATATTTATCTCCATTATGATATTTAGAAAAAGGCAGAAATATCTATTCCTGCAGAATAGCCTATACCTGTGCTGCTGTTATTAAATAACTGTACCTGTTTAGATACATAATTATGACCATCTATTATAAATTCCACATAAGGACTTATTCTTACTATATCTTTTATTGTAAGGCTGTATCTAAAACGAGCAGCTATTCTATCTATATAATATTTTTCTTGTTCACTGTAATATACATCTTTTATAAGGTTTGAAAGTTTATATACATCATTTTCCATTTCAAACTGCAACTGGAAAATATTACTTTTATTTACTCCAAGATTAAGTGAAAAAAATACATCAATAACAGGCACATATTTAAACTCTATTGATGAAAACTTTAAAAAATCTACCTTAAAGTAAGTTAAAGGAAGCCCAAATATAACATTTACACCGGGCTTATTATATTCATATCTTATAACAGGAAGTGGATATCCGTCTAAAAAATCTCTGCTTGTAGAATACTCTATACCTAAATACAGCCTTGAATAATAAGGCAGTGCTTTTCCTTTTATATTTTCATATTCTGTTACATGCTGAAATATTCTAAAAGCATAAAACACATCAAAATCAAGTAAATTAAGTGATGTAAAAGGCTTGTCGCTGGCAGATGTTAAACCAAAGCCAGCCCAGTGACTGCCTGCTTTATATCCATAAGTTAAACCAACATGAGATAAAATATCCTGCCCCAGCACCTGTTTAAATTCATATCCAAACTGATGAGGAGTGCTTGTATGAAGCCCTGACACTTCAATAGTATGTGTATCATAATTTGCAGTATCAAGCCACCTGTATTTTACATCAAGCCCTTCATAAGGCTTATATAATGCATTAGATGCATAACTGTTAAAATATGTTAATAATATAATAAATAAAAAGAATATCTTTTTATTCATCATCTACCTGAAAAAGAGTATTTTTTTCCACTGCAATATTTTTCAAAAACAGTGGCGCAAACCTTATGCCAGTCCATAAAGGAATATTATTCAGCACTGCAAATTCACAGGCATAAGAAAGGGGTGTAACATTTTCTAAAATCATACCCTTTGCATTTTTATAATTTTTAAGTTTTGTAAAAGGCAGGTTATAAGCTGCAATAATTTTATCTGTATAATCATTAAGGTTTAAATCAGTTTCTACTTTTCCTTCACAGTTAATTCTGTTAAGTCCGTATACTGCAAACTGCTTAGTATTTTTATATCTTATTATCATATCTTCTGCTATATGAGCAGTATCTGATAAATCATAAGCATAAATTTCCGGCGGCATAAGCTGAGCTGCATATCTTTTATTCCTGCATTTTCTAAAATATACAAGCTCTTTTGTTTCTCCAAAAAGAGTATCATGGTAAAGCCTGCGTATCTCATCATGGTCAAGTAAGAAAATATCGTTAATATTGTCAATTTTTCCTTTTGCAGCACCAAGTTCACCTGCTTTTAAAAGTGCCTTTTTAGTGTTTACTACAAAGAAAGCCGTAGTTAAATATAATTCATCTCGCATATCTAAAAGCCTGTGCATATTTTTTACAGCTTTTTTCAGTTTAGATTTCCTTGTAAAAAATGGAAGCTTTTTTAAATACATTTTTAATTTATCAGTGTTTTTTTCCATATTAAATAAAACTGATGCTGTTTCTGACGAAAAATCAAGATAGTCTGGCATTATCATTTCATCATCTTTATAAAAAATAGAATTTTCTCTTGTTTTATATACTGCATTTAATACAAATGATATATTTGGAAATTTTTTAAGCAGCATAGACAAATTATTTATAAATTCAATAGTAATGTATTCATATATGATAGTAAGCTGAACAGGAATATCATAGAAAGTTTTTTCAGCAATATTATTAATGTTTACTTTTGATGATAGACTTTTAATTTCTTTTAAAACTTCATCTATCTCATCAAATGATACAGGAAAAAAAGAATGGTTTAGTTTATCCAGCTTAGATATACCCATTTTTAAAAACAGGTTTGGAGAAAAAACACGCCTGTATAATGATTTATTTAGTCCTATTGTATGCATCATTTTTTCAAAAGCAGTCATATTTATATATATTCTGCCATCAACAGACACAACAGATGGCGATGATGTTTTAAGATTGCATGAAGCAAAAATCGGGTTTAAAATATCAGGCAAGTCACTAAAAAGTGAAGTAGTAAAAAATGAACATACCTGCGGAAAAAAAGAAGAAAAATATCCAGAAGACAGTATAACTTCTTCATCATATACTCTTGATTTACTTTCACTATATTCAGAAGCAGCAAGTGGTCTTGGTATGGTATAGTCTCTCATATCATCTTTAAAAGTTTCTTCAATAGGTGCAGCATATTTTATAAAACATTCATCATCTGATAAGAAAATATCCATTTCAAGTGGAGTTGCTGCCACTCTTTCTGCTTTAAAAATTGTATCAAGCAGAGTATTTATCTCTGCATTATTTAAATCAGGTCTGCCAGTTATATATCTGATATTATCAGAATACTGACCTTTCAATATTATAAATTGTATCTTATCTATAACAGCTGTAAAAAAACCAAAGTTATTATTATAATGAGGATATATTTTTATATCTTTTCCAGTTATTTCTACAGGTGTATTATGTTCTATATTATTTTCTTCGCCTGCTTCTTCACTGCTTTGAACATCACCATATATTTTTAAACCTGATTTTCTGAGTAGTTCAAGAATACTTTCTTTTACTGCTGATTCATCCATTTATATGAAACCTCACATTAATAACTTTAATCTGAAAAAAGTTAGAATAAAAAACTCTGTAAAATAATATAAGAAATAACACACTAATTTATATACATATATAATATGAAATATATCAGCTGAACTTAATACACATTTAAGTTCAGCTAATCATATTATTCTGCTGTTAACAGCCCAGCAATTTCCCTATATCTTTTAGATGTTTCTTTTGATATATTTTCTGGAAGAACAGGTCCCGGAGCCTTTTTATCCCAGTCAAGAGTTTCAAGATAATTGCGAACAATCTGTTTATCCATACTGTCCTGAATATGACCTGATTTATATTTATCTGCAAACCAGAAACGAGATGAATCAGGTGTTAAAACTTCATCTATTAATATAACTTCATTTTCATAAAGTCCAAATTCAAGTTTAGTATCTGCAATGATAATGCCTTTTGATAAAGCAAGCTCTGATGCAAATGTATATATTTTAATAGTGTAATCACGCATTTTTTCAGCATATTCTTTGCCAACAATATCACACATTTTTTCATAGGATATACTTTCGTCATGACCTACATCTGCTTTTGTAGATGGAGTAAAAATAGGTGATGGCAGCTTATCTGCTTCCTGCAGACCTGCTGGCAGCTTAATACCGCATACAGCACCTGTTTTTAAATAATCTTTCATACCAGAACCTGTAATATAACCACGGACAACACATTCAGCTAAAAGGGGTTTAGCTTTTTTTACAAGCATACTTCTGCCTTCAAGTATATCTTTATATTTATGCACTTCTGCAGGCATCTCTTCTATTTTTGTAGTAATAAGATGGTTTTTTACTATATGAGAAGTTTTGTCAAACCAGAATGTTGAAAGTTCAGTTAAAACTTCTCCTTTTCCTTCTATACCATTTGGAAGTATTACATCAAAAGCAGATAATCTGTCAGTTGAAACTATTAATAATTTATCATCTAAATCATAAATATCCCTGACTTTCCCTCTGCCTATAAGTTTTAAGTCAGGAAATTCTGTTTTCATAACTATATTCATATATTCACCTCGTAGATTATATTGATAATATTTTTCTCTGCTAAAATCAAGAAGTATAATTATATAAACCACAATTTTATCTACAAAAAATATAAAAGTGAAAAATTTTTGTATTAAAGATTATTTTTTATGGGAAAACATAAAATTTTACAAACAAAATAAACTATCCACTTGAAATATTAAATAACTTGGTTTATATATATAGTTATCTGAAAATTGAGGTGATATATGGCTCTTGATTCTATAGATGTTCAAATTTTAAATATGCTTATAGAAAATGGAAGAATATCTTATACTGATATTGCTAAAGAAGTTGGTATGAAACCCCCTTCCGTTATTGATAGAATAAAAAAAATGGAAAGTGATGGTATAATTTATGACTATACTGCGAGAGTAGACTATCGCAAAATGGGTTTTGATATGGTAGCTTTTGTTGGTATTGTTATGGATAACCCTGTATATATTGATGATTTTGAAAATATTTTTAAAAATGTAGATGAAGATATAGTAGAATGTTACCATGTAACTGGTGATTTTACACTGCTTTTAAAAGTAATCACTAAAAATACTAATACATTAGCAGGTATTATCCGTAAATTAAGAGAGCTTCCGGGAGTTGCAAGCACAAACACAATATTAGTATTTTCAACTATGGTTAACAGAGTTCATAAAATATAAAAAATATGAAAACAGTATCTGTTATTATACCTGTATATAACAGGACTTTTTCAATTAGAGATGCAGTAGAAAGTGTATTAATACAGTCAGTTAAGCCGTCAGAGATAATTGTTATTGATGACGGCTCTTCTTTTGATATGGTTTTATATCTTAAAAACTATATGCAGCACATCCGTCTTATAAAGCTTAATGAAAATAAAGGCATAAGCTTTGCAAGAAACACTGGCATAAAAGCTGCATGTAGTGAATATATTGCTTTTTTAGATTCAGATGATTTATTTCTTCCTGAAAAACTGGAATATCAGCTAAACTATATGGCTGAAAATAATTTATATAT
Proteins encoded in this window:
- the dnaA gene encoding chromosomal replication initiator protein DnaA; the protein is MSNNKSESWQHIFNEIKEKVTDKEIVKWIKDFKIVFIEANTITLEAPNKYIKMWVEDHYLDYLKELLKDAYHIDANIKIVLKGNTISEKDKSNNSASEEKEDRQNHNNDYYSVPLNKQYTFETFVAGKSNRFAYAACMNAAKGFERLNNPIYIHGDVGLGKTHLMHAVGNQMRINFPKKNVICITGELYLREFLKSLSTRRMNEFNEKYESADVLLFDDVQFIAKGNATMEEFFFLFSKLYSNDKQIILTSNSLPDDISDLDRRLSSRFQSGLIVEIGTPSVDEKTAIIGNYLKINKYYISDDVIKFVAENIKSNSTRDLLGIINTIVVKGQLYNVEITVDYIQSELKSFFLQRDRVLSTNEIIQIVCEYYNIKLIDMQSKSRAVNIVIPRNMAIYLIYKNTPSSLASIGAVFKRDHSTIKNSISKVDKEIAANNDYTVNTLKELSSRMKVFQR
- a CDS encoding Lrp/AsnC family transcriptional regulator, giving the protein MALDSIDVQILNMLIENGRISYTDIAKEVGMKPPSVIDRIKKMESDGIIYDYTARVDYRKMGFDMVAFVGIVMDNPVYIDDFENIFKNVDEDIVECYHVTGDFTLLLKVITKNTNTLAGIIRKLRELPGVASTNTILVFSTMVNRVHKI
- a CDS encoding phosphoribosylaminoimidazolesuccinocarboxamide synthase, translating into MNIVMKTEFPDLKLIGRGKVRDIYDLDDKLLIVSTDRLSAFDVILPNGIEGKGEVLTELSTFWFDKTSHIVKNHLITTKIEEMPAEVHKYKDILEGRSMLVKKAKPLLAECVVRGYITGSGMKDYLKTGAVCGIKLPAGLQEADKLPSPIFTPSTKADVGHDESISYEKMCDIVGKEYAEKMRDYTIKIYTFASELALSKGIIIADTKLEFGLYENEVILIDEVLTPDSSRFWFADKYKSGHIQDSMDKQIVRNYLETLDWDKKAPGPVLPENISKETSKRYREIAGLLTAE